The Rhopalosiphum maidis isolate BTI-1 chromosome 1, ASM367621v3, whole genome shotgun sequence genome has a segment encoding these proteins:
- the LOC113558058 gene encoding tyrosine-protein kinase Src64B — translation MGTCCSRHSPDPTHHLVLHHGFKIQDTIDVLNKGSSEVRYVADLNRQHGTASIKRHGVDIIRTPTSTLHSSLHGRIVVAVYNYQSREMSDVSFVKGDRMELLDDSEPDWWRVRHLRTNEEGLIPWNFVAEEKSVESEDWFFGKISRKEAEKLLLSEENQRGTYLVRDSEHNPNGFSLSVKDWEGGRGYHVKHYKIKSLDNGGYYIATNQTFSSLPELISAYSKNSLGLCHVLARSCCKPQPQIWDLGPNLRDQWEIDRSEIQLIRKLGHGNFGEVWYGKWRNNIEVAVKTLKQGSMSTQAFLQEASIMKKFRHDRLVALYAVCSKDEPVLIIQEYMCNGSLLDFLRNCDSKYLQFGDLIYIAAQVASGMAYLELKQLIHRDLAARNVLIGENNMAKICDFGLARIIEDDEYCPRQGTRFPVKWTAPEAIVYGRFSIKSDVWSFGILLMELFTYGQVPYPGMHGREVIEQVEHGYRMPKPVSHFIPDDIYRLMLLCWDSDPDKRPTFEFLNHYFEDFTITSEIPYREVSD, via the exons ATGGGTACTTGTTGCAGTCGTCATTCACCAGATCCCACCCATCATCTGg TTTTACATCATGGTTTCAAAATACAAGATACGATAGATGTCTTGAATAAAGGATCCAGTGAAGTGCGTTATGTGGCTGATTTGAATCGTCAACATGGAACAGCAAGTATTAAACGCCATGGTGTTGACATTATACGTACTCCAACATCAAcac ttcattCATCTTTACATGGACGAATTGTGGTTGCTGTTTATAATTACCAGTCCAGGGAAATGTCTGATGTATCATTTGTTAAAGGAGATCGCATGGAGCTATTAGATGATAGTGAACCAGATTGGTGGCGCGTTAGACATTTGAGAACAAATGAAGAAGGATTAATTCCTTGGAATTTTGTTGCTGAAGAAAAATCAGTTGAGAGTGAAGA ttggttttttggaaaaatatctCGTAAAGAAGcggaaaaactattattatctgAAGAAAATCAAAGAGGAACATACTTAGTACGCGACTCAGAACACAATCCAAATGGCTTCTCTCTTAGTGTTAAAGACTGGGAAGGAGGTCGAGGATATCATGtgaaacactataaaataaaatctctaGATAATGGTGGTTATTACATTGCTACTAATCAGACTTTTTCTAGTCTTCCTGAACTCATATCTGCCTATTCGa aaaattcatTGGGATTATGCCATGTTTTGGCTCGTTCATGTTGTAAGCCACAACCACAGATTTGGGATCTAGGTCCTAATTTACGTGATCAGTGGGAAATAGACCGTAGTGAAATccaattaattagaaaacttgGCCATGGTAATTTTGGTGAAGTTTGGTATGGTAAATGGcgaaataatattgaagtaGCTGTAAAAACACTTAAACAAGGCTCAATGTCTACTCAAGCATTTTTACAAGAAGCTTCTATAATGAAAAAGTTTCGACATGATCGACTTGTTGCCCTTTATGCTGTTTGTTCAAAAGATGAACCTGTACTAATAATACAAGAATATATGTGTAATGGAAGTTTATTGGATTTTTTGCGAAATTGTGATAGTAAATATTTGCAATTTGGTGATTTAATCTATATTGCTGCTCAAGTTGCTAGTGGAATGGCATATTTGGAATTAAAGCAATTAATTCATCg ggaTTTGGCTGCAAGAAATGTATTGATTGGAGAAAATAATATGGCTAAAATTTGTGACTTTGGTTTAGCTAGAATTATAGAAGATGATGAATATTGTCCTAGACAAGGTACTCGATTTCCTGTAAAGTGGACTGCACCTGAAGCTATTGTTTATGGacgtttttcaattaaatcagATGTATGGTCTTTTGGAATATTACTTATGGAATTATTTACATACGGACAAGTCCCATACCcgg GTATGCATGGCCGCGAAGTCATCGAACAAGTGGAACATGGATATCGTATGCCAAAGCCAGTTTCTCATTTTATCCCCGATGACATTTACAGACTTATGTTATTGTGTTGGGATTCTGATCCAGACAAACGACCAACATTTGAGTTCCtgaatcattattttgaaGACTTCACTATTACCTCAGAAATACCGTACAGGGAAGTAAGTGATTAA
- the LOC113548753 gene encoding zinc finger BED domain-containing protein 5-like: protein MDKMTAFIKKLKLWRRQMNEGTSKDSFSILQQFLTSNTVEISQDMKSIFEDHLSQLVVWFEKYFKNEDIDKFAWIQDPFNSIVPSEFNSTEEESLIELSCDSSLKSKFTNMELTKFWISIKNEYPLVCEKALRVLIPFSTSYLCEAGFSAVAVIKSKYRSKINVEKEMGVAVSSLIPRFEKICSDVQAHPSH, encoded by the coding sequence ATGGATAAAATGAcagcttttataaaaaaactcaaaCTATGGAGAAGACAAATGAATGAAGGCACGAGCAAAGATTCATTTTCCATATTGCAGCAGTTTCTGACCTCTAATACAGTTGAGATTTCTCAAGATATGAAATCCATTTTTGAAGATCACTTATCACAGCTAGTGGTATGGtttgagaaatattttaaaaatgaagacATTGATAAATTTGCATGGATTCAAGATCCATTTAACTCCATTGTTCCATCAGAATTTAATTCTACTGAAGAAGAAAGTCTAATTGAGTTGTCTTGCGACAGTAGcttgaaatcaaaatttaccAATATGGAATTGACCAAATTTtggatttcaataaaaaatgaatatccaCTTGTATGTGAAAAAGCTCTACGTGTTTTAATTCCGTTTTCTACTTCATATTTATGTGAAGCTGGGTTTTCGGCGGTCGCTGTGATCAAAAGCAAATATCGGTCAAAAATCAATGTGGAGAAGGAAATGGGAGTAGCAGTATCAAGTTTGATCCcaagatttgaaaaaatatgcagTGATGTCCAGGCTCATCCATCTCactaa
- the LOC113547868 gene encoding 39S ribosomal protein L52, mitochondrial, with the protein MLGINLVKNIRYFSTSYSLRLDLSWRSSKKLPLNPMDRGILTDGADYIFLDGRPTPFGMKQKRKILLQREYAKKIVELSESLDIAKERYAKKVGETEEQIKNVLERKLKPKGNKNI; encoded by the exons atgttgggcatcaatttagttaaaaatattagatatttttcaaCCAGTTACAGTTTAAGATTAGATTTGTCTTGGAGGTCTTC aaaaaagCTACCTTTAAACCCAATGGATAGAGGTATTCTTACGGATGGCgctgattacatttttttggacGGACGTCCTACCCCATTTGGTATgaaacaaaaaagaaaaattttgcTTCAAAGAGAATATGCT aaaaaaattgttgaactTAGTGAAAGTTTAGACATTGCTAAGGAACGGTATGCGAAGAAAGTTGGAGAAACAGAGGAacagataaaaaatgtattggaaAGAAAACTTAAGCCaaaaggaaataaaaatatttag
- the LOC113547867 gene encoding uncharacterized protein RAB5IF homolog has product MSKVFEKKTPCQNSIWDILKKATTKNSEWPDKDEFLDVIYWARQIIGLIAGLLWGLLPLKGLFGLGLFLVLNAVILYAYFTNFQQIDEEEFGGAWELTKEGFVTSLAGFLVMWIIVYSGMHFD; this is encoded by the exons ATGtcaaaagtatttgaaaagaAAACTCCGTGTCAAAATTCTATTTgggatatattaaaaaaagctaCCACAAAAAATTCAGAATGGCctgataaa GATGAATTTCTGGATGTGATTTATTGGGCTAGGCAAATCATTGGACTCATTGCTGGACTATTATGGGGTCTATTACCACTAAAAGGTCTATTTGGATTAGGATT atttttagtgCTCAAtgctgttatattatatgcatattttactaattttcaacaaattgaTGAAGAAGAATTTGGTGGAGCTTGGGAGTTAACAAAAGAAGGATTTGTTACTTCATTAGCAGGATTTTTG gtAATGTGGATAATTGTGTATTCTGGAATGCACTttgattaa
- the LOC113549321 gene encoding uncharacterized protein LOC113549321, producing MVENVGDLHNFIQFKLLASDGIKKCQNINNEEKNGQIIILDKYNSRDVSIIMNSLKTFNYLRMKNKENLNNLNIFFKNIKNNKEVHNKALAMFNSRLNNK from the exons atgg ttgaaaatgtaggggatttacataattttatacaatttaagttaCTTGCTTCAGACGGAATAAAgaaatgtcaaaatataaataatgaagaaaaaaatggacaaattattattttagataaatataattcaag agatgtttcaataataatgaacagTCTGAAGACATTCAACTATTTGAGaatgaaaaacaaagaaaatttaaataaccttaatatttttttcaaaaatatt aaGAACAACAAAGAAGTCCACAATAAAGCACTTGCGATGTTTAATtcaagattaaataataaataa